ACTATTGCAGCTATACTTAACTTATTATTCGTTTCTGATTTCTTCTTAAGAGTATTAATATCTGACTTATTCTGTTCTACTTCTGCCTTAACTAGCTCTAACTCTTGAGAAAATTCAGTTTCTAAGGCACTTAACATCTGTTGAACCTCTTTTTTCTGTCCGTCACTTAACTGAGCAGACTTCTTTTCTACCATATCTGCAATTCTAGCTGTAGTAACAGCCATTTCATAGCGAGTCATAGATTCCTCTCCATTGAAGTCACCTTCAGGAGTACCCTCCATAAGACCTAGCTCTGCTACTTTAGAAATTGCATCATACGCCCAATGTCCTAATGGAACATCAGTAAAAGGGTTAGCTGCTAATACTGGCATTGCAACTGTTAATAACATAATAAACGTTAACAACAAGGCTATTCTCTTCATCAAATTCCCTCCTCACTAATAATATGCTTGATATTTAATTTCTATATTCAACTTAAAATACCTTTTATTTAAACAAATAATAATAAATTATTATTTGCCTTTATTTAAATATCGTTCAATTAAAATCACAGCTACATAGTCATCAACTGGACAAGGAGGAGTTTGGAATGAAGTAGGAATAAATCTACGCCAACCTTGAGGTGGATTCTTCTGCCAATAAAGTTCTCTTGCT
This genomic interval from Selenihalanaerobacter shriftii contains the following:
- a CDS encoding S-layer homology domain-containing protein, producing the protein MKRIALLLTFIMLLTVAMPVLAANPFTDVPLGHWAYDAISKVAELGLMEGTPEGDFNGEESMTRYEMAVTTARIADMVEKKSAQLSDGQKKEVQQMLSALETEFSQELELVKAEVEQNKSDINTLKKKSETNNKLSIAAIVIAIIAAASN